The following coding sequences are from one Rattus rattus isolate New Zealand chromosome 11, Rrattus_CSIRO_v1, whole genome shotgun sequence window:
- the LOC116912361 gene encoding vomeronasal type-2 receptor 116-like isoform X2 yields MKKLCAFAIAFLILKFSLILFHFTEPSCFWRIKNSEETDGDLRNDCGFFLLVFEGPIEENFYNELINYRIPATKYEFFLVMFFATDEINKNPYLLPNMSLIFSLNDIMCEDTMGALDQIYSQENNTWYFFNYICGLGQRCDIDLIGPSRTTSLKLAIHSMSPKVYFGPFNSNLIDHDQFPYIHQIAIKDTCLPHGMVSLMLQFGWTWVGLIISDNDQGIQFFSDLREEMQRHGICLAFVNVIPETMQIYMTRAKIYDKHLMTSSAKVVIIYGEMNSTLEVSFRRWAYLGAQRIWVTNSQWDVIINKRDFSLDFFHGTVTFAHHHSGMTIFRNVMQTMNTSKYPVDISQSMLVWNYFNCSISENRHSKMDHFTFNNTSEWLALHKFDMVLSEEGYNLYNAVYAVANTYHELFSQKVESQKMAEPNELFTDCQQVSSLLKTRIFTNPVGELVNMNHRENQCAEYDIFIIWNFPQGLGLKVKIASYFPCFPHNQQLRISEDLEWATEGTLVPSSMCSATCTAGFRKIHQNQTADCCFDCVQCPENEVSNETADMEQCARCPDDKYANSEQTYCLQRAVSFLAYEDPLGMVLGCMALFFSAITILVLVTFVKYKDTPIVKANNRILSYILLISLIFCFLCSLLFIGHPNKATCILQQTTFGVFFTVAVSAVLAKTVTVVMAFKLTTPGRRMRGMLASGAPNLVIPICTLIQLVLYGIWLAISPPFIDRDIQSEHGKTIIICNKGSVIAFHFVLGYLGSLALGSITVAFLARNLPDRFNEAKFLTFSMLVFYSVWITFLPVYHSTRGKVMVVVEVFSILASSAGLLGCIFVPKCYVILVRPELNFLQK; encoded by the exons ATGAAGAAGCTGTGTGCTTTTGCTATTGCCTTTTTGATCCTGAAATTTTCTCTGATCTTATTCCATTTCACTGAACCCAGTTGCTTTTGGAGGATAAAAAATAGTGAAGAGACTGATGGAGATTTGCGAAATgactgtggtttttttcttttggtgtttgaGGGACCTATTGAAGAAAATTTTTATAATGAACTTATTAATTATAG aataccAGCAACAAAATATGAGTTTTTTCTGGTAATGTTTTTTGCTACTGATGAGATCAACAAGAATCCGTATCTTTTACCCAATATGTCTTTGATATTCTCCCTTAATGATATTATGTGTGAAGATACAATGGGAGCTCTGGATCAAATATATTCACAAGAAAACAAtacttggtatttttttaattatatctgtGGACTAGGACAACGTTGTGACATAGATCTTATAGGGCCATCACGGACAACATCCTTAAAACTGGCAATTCATTCCATGTCGCCAAAG GTTTACTTTGGACCATTTAACTCTAACCTAATAGACCATGACCAGTTTCCCTATATCCATCAGATAGCAATCAAAGACACATGTTTGCCCCATGGCATGGTATCCTTGATGCTTCAATTTGGATGGACTTGGGTAGGACTGATCATCTCAGATAATGACCAGGGTATTCAGTTTTTCTCAGACTTGAGAGAAGAAATGCAAAGGCATGGGATCTGTTTGGCTTTTGTGAATGTGATCCCAGAAACCATGCAGATATATATGACAAGGGCTAAGATATATGATAAACATCTAATGACATCATCAGCAAAGGTTGTTATCATTTATGGTGAAATGAACTCTACTCTAGAAGTCAGCTTTAGAAGATGGGCATATTTAGGTGCACAAAGAATCTGGGTCACGAACTCACAATGGGATGTCATCATAAATAAAAGAGATTTCAGCCTTGATTTCTTCCACGGGACTGTCACTTTTGCACACCACCACAGTGGGATGACTATATTTAGGAATGTTATGCAAACCATGAACACGTCCAAGTACCCAGTAGACATTTCTCAGTCTATGCTAGTGTGGAATTATTTCAATTGTTCCATCTCTGAGAATAGACATAGCAAAATGGATCATTTTACATTCAACAATACATCAGAATGGTTAGCACTGCACAAATTTGACATGGTCCTGAGTGAAGAAGGTTACAATTTGTATAatgctgtgtatgctgtggcCAACACCTACCATGAACTCTTTTCTCAAAAAGTAGAGTCTCAGAAAATGGCAGAACCCAATGAATTATTCACTGACTGTCAGCAG GTGTCTTCCTTGCTGAAAACCAGGATATTTACTAACCCTGTTGGAGAACTGGTGAACATGAACCATAGGGAAAATCAGTGCGCAGAGTATGACATTTTCATCATTTGGAATTTTCCTCAGGGCCTTggattaaaagtgaaaatagcaAGCTATTTTCCTTGTTTCCCACATAATCAACAACTTCGTATATCTGAAGACTTGGAGTGGGCCACAGAAGGAACATTG GTTCCATCCTCCATGTGTAGTGCAACATGTACTGCTGGATTCAGGAAAATTCATCAGAACCAAACAGCAGACTGCTGCTTTGATTGTGTTCAGTGCCCAGAAAATGAGGTTTCCAATGAGACAG CAGATATGGAACAGTGTGCGAGGTGTCCAGATGATAAATATGCCAACTCAGAGCAGACCTACTGCCTCCAAAGAGCTGTGTCATTTCTGGCTTATGAAGATCCACTGGGGATGGTTCTAGGCTGCATGGCCCTGTTCTTCTCAGCCATCACAATTCTAGTACTAGTCACTTTTGTGAAGTACAAGGATACTCCCATTGTGAAAGCCAATAACCGCATTCTCAGCTACATCCTGCTCATCTCTCtcatcttctgttttctctgttcatTGCTCTTCATTGGacatcccaacaaggccacctgcATCCTGCAGCAGACCACATTTGGAGTGTTTTTCACTGTGGCCGTTTCTGCAGTGTTGGCCAAAACAGTAACTGTGGTCATGGCTTTCAAGCTCACCACTCCAGGGAGAAGGATGAGAGGGATGCTGGCCTCAGGGGCACCTAACTTGGTCATTCCCATTTGTACCCTAATCCAACTTGTCCTCTATGGAATCTGGTTGGCAATATCTCCTCCCTTTATTGACAGAGACATACAATCTGAGCATGGGAAGACCATCATTATTTGCAACAAAGGCTCAGTCATTGCCTTCCACTTTGTCCTTGGATATTTGGGCTCCTTGGCTCTGGGCAGCATCACTGTGGCTTTCTTGGCTAGGAACCTTCCTGACAGATTCAATGAAGCCAAGTTCCTAACATTCAGCATGCTGGTCTTCTACAGTGTGTGGatcaccttcctccctgtctaccaTAGCACCAGAGGGAAGGTTATGGTAGTTGTGGAGGTCTTTTCCATTTTGGCTTCTAGTGCAGGGTTGCTAGGGTGTATCTTTGTGCCAAAGTGTTATGTTATTTTAGTTAGACCAGAATTAAATTTTCTTCAGAAGTAA
- the LOC116912361 gene encoding vomeronasal type-2 receptor 116-like isoform X3, translating into MKKLCAFAIAFLILKFSLILFHFTEPSCFWRIKNSEETDGDLRNDCGFFLLVFEGPIEENFYNELINYRIPATKYEFFLVMFFATDEINKNPYLLPNMSLIFSLNDIMCEDTMGALDQIYSQENNTWYFFNYICGLGQRCDIDLIGPSRTTSLKLAIHSMSPKVYFGPFNSNLIDHDQFPYIHQIAIKDTCLPHGMVSLMLQFGWTWVGLIISDNDQGIQFFSDLREEMQRHGICLAFVNVIPETMQIYMTRAKIYDKHLMTSSAKVVIIYGEMNSTLEVSFRRWAYLGAQRIWVTNSQWDVIINKRDFSLDFFHGTVTFAHHHSGMTIFRNVMQTMNTSKYPVDISQSMLVWNYFNCSISENRHSKMDHFTFNNTSEWLALHKFDMVLSEEGYNLYNAVYAVANTYHELFSQKVESQKMAEPNELFTDCQQVSSLLKTRIFTNPVGELVNMNHRENQCAEYDIFIIWNFPQGLGLKVKIASYFPCFPHNQQLRISEDLEWATEGTLVPSSMCSATCTAGFRKIHQNQTADCCFDCVQCPENEVSNETDMEQCARCPDDKYANSEQTYCLQRAVSFLAYEDPLGMVLGCMALFFSAITILVLVTFVKYKDTPIVKANNRILSYILLISLIFCFLCSLLFIGHPNKATCILQQTTFGVFFTVAVSAVLAKTVTVVMAFKLTTPGRRMRGMLASGAPNLVIPICTLIQLVLYGIWLAISPPFIDRDIQSEHGKTIIICNKGSVIAFHFVLGYLGSLALGSITVAFLARNLPDRFNEAKFLTFSMLVFYSVWITFLPVYHSTRGKVMVVVEVFSILASSAGLLGCIFVPKCYVILVRPELNFLQK; encoded by the exons ATGAAGAAGCTGTGTGCTTTTGCTATTGCCTTTTTGATCCTGAAATTTTCTCTGATCTTATTCCATTTCACTGAACCCAGTTGCTTTTGGAGGATAAAAAATAGTGAAGAGACTGATGGAGATTTGCGAAATgactgtggtttttttcttttggtgtttgaGGGACCTATTGAAGAAAATTTTTATAATGAACTTATTAATTATAG aataccAGCAACAAAATATGAGTTTTTTCTGGTAATGTTTTTTGCTACTGATGAGATCAACAAGAATCCGTATCTTTTACCCAATATGTCTTTGATATTCTCCCTTAATGATATTATGTGTGAAGATACAATGGGAGCTCTGGATCAAATATATTCACAAGAAAACAAtacttggtatttttttaattatatctgtGGACTAGGACAACGTTGTGACATAGATCTTATAGGGCCATCACGGACAACATCCTTAAAACTGGCAATTCATTCCATGTCGCCAAAG GTTTACTTTGGACCATTTAACTCTAACCTAATAGACCATGACCAGTTTCCCTATATCCATCAGATAGCAATCAAAGACACATGTTTGCCCCATGGCATGGTATCCTTGATGCTTCAATTTGGATGGACTTGGGTAGGACTGATCATCTCAGATAATGACCAGGGTATTCAGTTTTTCTCAGACTTGAGAGAAGAAATGCAAAGGCATGGGATCTGTTTGGCTTTTGTGAATGTGATCCCAGAAACCATGCAGATATATATGACAAGGGCTAAGATATATGATAAACATCTAATGACATCATCAGCAAAGGTTGTTATCATTTATGGTGAAATGAACTCTACTCTAGAAGTCAGCTTTAGAAGATGGGCATATTTAGGTGCACAAAGAATCTGGGTCACGAACTCACAATGGGATGTCATCATAAATAAAAGAGATTTCAGCCTTGATTTCTTCCACGGGACTGTCACTTTTGCACACCACCACAGTGGGATGACTATATTTAGGAATGTTATGCAAACCATGAACACGTCCAAGTACCCAGTAGACATTTCTCAGTCTATGCTAGTGTGGAATTATTTCAATTGTTCCATCTCTGAGAATAGACATAGCAAAATGGATCATTTTACATTCAACAATACATCAGAATGGTTAGCACTGCACAAATTTGACATGGTCCTGAGTGAAGAAGGTTACAATTTGTATAatgctgtgtatgctgtggcCAACACCTACCATGAACTCTTTTCTCAAAAAGTAGAGTCTCAGAAAATGGCAGAACCCAATGAATTATTCACTGACTGTCAGCAG GTGTCTTCCTTGCTGAAAACCAGGATATTTACTAACCCTGTTGGAGAACTGGTGAACATGAACCATAGGGAAAATCAGTGCGCAGAGTATGACATTTTCATCATTTGGAATTTTCCTCAGGGCCTTggattaaaagtgaaaatagcaAGCTATTTTCCTTGTTTCCCACATAATCAACAACTTCGTATATCTGAAGACTTGGAGTGGGCCACAGAAGGAACATTG GTTCCATCCTCCATGTGTAGTGCAACATGTACTGCTGGATTCAGGAAAATTCATCAGAACCAAACAGCAGACTGCTGCTTTGATTGTGTTCAGTGCCCAGAAAATGAGGTTTCCAATGAGACAG ATATGGAACAGTGTGCGAGGTGTCCAGATGATAAATATGCCAACTCAGAGCAGACCTACTGCCTCCAAAGAGCTGTGTCATTTCTGGCTTATGAAGATCCACTGGGGATGGTTCTAGGCTGCATGGCCCTGTTCTTCTCAGCCATCACAATTCTAGTACTAGTCACTTTTGTGAAGTACAAGGATACTCCCATTGTGAAAGCCAATAACCGCATTCTCAGCTACATCCTGCTCATCTCTCtcatcttctgttttctctgttcatTGCTCTTCATTGGacatcccaacaaggccacctgcATCCTGCAGCAGACCACATTTGGAGTGTTTTTCACTGTGGCCGTTTCTGCAGTGTTGGCCAAAACAGTAACTGTGGTCATGGCTTTCAAGCTCACCACTCCAGGGAGAAGGATGAGAGGGATGCTGGCCTCAGGGGCACCTAACTTGGTCATTCCCATTTGTACCCTAATCCAACTTGTCCTCTATGGAATCTGGTTGGCAATATCTCCTCCCTTTATTGACAGAGACATACAATCTGAGCATGGGAAGACCATCATTATTTGCAACAAAGGCTCAGTCATTGCCTTCCACTTTGTCCTTGGATATTTGGGCTCCTTGGCTCTGGGCAGCATCACTGTGGCTTTCTTGGCTAGGAACCTTCCTGACAGATTCAATGAAGCCAAGTTCCTAACATTCAGCATGCTGGTCTTCTACAGTGTGTGGatcaccttcctccctgtctaccaTAGCACCAGAGGGAAGGTTATGGTAGTTGTGGAGGTCTTTTCCATTTTGGCTTCTAGTGCAGGGTTGCTAGGGTGTATCTTTGTGCCAAAGTGTTATGTTATTTTAGTTAGACCAGAATTAAATTTTCTTCAGAAGTAA
- the LOC116912361 gene encoding vomeronasal type-2 receptor 116-like isoform X1, which produces MKKLCAFAIAFLILKFSLILFHFTEPSCFWRIKNSEETDGDLRNDCGFFLLVFEGPIEENFYNELINYRIPATKYEFFLVMFFATDEINKNPYLLPNMSLIFSLNDIMCEDTMGALDQIYSQENNTWYFFNYICGLGQRCDIDLIGPSRTTSLKLAIHSMSPKVYFGPFNSNLIDHDQFPYIHQIAIKDTCLPHGMVSLMLQFGWTWVGLIISDNDQGIQFFSDLREEMQRHGICLAFVNVIPETMQIYMTRAKIYDKHLMTSSAKVVIIYGEMNSTLEVSFRRWAYLGAQRIWVTNSQWDVIINKRDFSLDFFHGTVTFAHHHSGMTIFRNVMQTMNTSKYPVDISQSMLVWNYFNCSISENRHSKMDHFTFNNTSEWLALHKFDMVLSEEGYNLYNAVYAVANTYHELFSQKVESQKMAEPNELFTDCQQVSSLLKTRIFTNPVGELVNMNHRENQCAEYDIFIIWNFPQGLGLKVKIASYFPCFPHNQQLRISEDLEWATEGTFPQVPSSMCSATCTAGFRKIHQNQTADCCFDCVQCPENEVSNETDMEQCARCPDDKYANSEQTYCLQRAVSFLAYEDPLGMVLGCMALFFSAITILVLVTFVKYKDTPIVKANNRILSYILLISLIFCFLCSLLFIGHPNKATCILQQTTFGVFFTVAVSAVLAKTVTVVMAFKLTTPGRRMRGMLASGAPNLVIPICTLIQLVLYGIWLAISPPFIDRDIQSEHGKTIIICNKGSVIAFHFVLGYLGSLALGSITVAFLARNLPDRFNEAKFLTFSMLVFYSVWITFLPVYHSTRGKVMVVVEVFSILASSAGLLGCIFVPKCYVILVRPELNFLQK; this is translated from the exons ATGAAGAAGCTGTGTGCTTTTGCTATTGCCTTTTTGATCCTGAAATTTTCTCTGATCTTATTCCATTTCACTGAACCCAGTTGCTTTTGGAGGATAAAAAATAGTGAAGAGACTGATGGAGATTTGCGAAATgactgtggtttttttcttttggtgtttgaGGGACCTATTGAAGAAAATTTTTATAATGAACTTATTAATTATAG aataccAGCAACAAAATATGAGTTTTTTCTGGTAATGTTTTTTGCTACTGATGAGATCAACAAGAATCCGTATCTTTTACCCAATATGTCTTTGATATTCTCCCTTAATGATATTATGTGTGAAGATACAATGGGAGCTCTGGATCAAATATATTCACAAGAAAACAAtacttggtatttttttaattatatctgtGGACTAGGACAACGTTGTGACATAGATCTTATAGGGCCATCACGGACAACATCCTTAAAACTGGCAATTCATTCCATGTCGCCAAAG GTTTACTTTGGACCATTTAACTCTAACCTAATAGACCATGACCAGTTTCCCTATATCCATCAGATAGCAATCAAAGACACATGTTTGCCCCATGGCATGGTATCCTTGATGCTTCAATTTGGATGGACTTGGGTAGGACTGATCATCTCAGATAATGACCAGGGTATTCAGTTTTTCTCAGACTTGAGAGAAGAAATGCAAAGGCATGGGATCTGTTTGGCTTTTGTGAATGTGATCCCAGAAACCATGCAGATATATATGACAAGGGCTAAGATATATGATAAACATCTAATGACATCATCAGCAAAGGTTGTTATCATTTATGGTGAAATGAACTCTACTCTAGAAGTCAGCTTTAGAAGATGGGCATATTTAGGTGCACAAAGAATCTGGGTCACGAACTCACAATGGGATGTCATCATAAATAAAAGAGATTTCAGCCTTGATTTCTTCCACGGGACTGTCACTTTTGCACACCACCACAGTGGGATGACTATATTTAGGAATGTTATGCAAACCATGAACACGTCCAAGTACCCAGTAGACATTTCTCAGTCTATGCTAGTGTGGAATTATTTCAATTGTTCCATCTCTGAGAATAGACATAGCAAAATGGATCATTTTACATTCAACAATACATCAGAATGGTTAGCACTGCACAAATTTGACATGGTCCTGAGTGAAGAAGGTTACAATTTGTATAatgctgtgtatgctgtggcCAACACCTACCATGAACTCTTTTCTCAAAAAGTAGAGTCTCAGAAAATGGCAGAACCCAATGAATTATTCACTGACTGTCAGCAG GTGTCTTCCTTGCTGAAAACCAGGATATTTACTAACCCTGTTGGAGAACTGGTGAACATGAACCATAGGGAAAATCAGTGCGCAGAGTATGACATTTTCATCATTTGGAATTTTCCTCAGGGCCTTggattaaaagtgaaaatagcaAGCTATTTTCCTTGTTTCCCACATAATCAACAACTTCGTATATCTGAAGACTTGGAGTGGGCCACAGAAGGAAC attccCGCAGGTTCCATCCTCCATGTGTAGTGCAACATGTACTGCTGGATTCAGGAAAATTCATCAGAACCAAACAGCAGACTGCTGCTTTGATTGTGTTCAGTGCCCAGAAAATGAGGTTTCCAATGAGACAG ATATGGAACAGTGTGCGAGGTGTCCAGATGATAAATATGCCAACTCAGAGCAGACCTACTGCCTCCAAAGAGCTGTGTCATTTCTGGCTTATGAAGATCCACTGGGGATGGTTCTAGGCTGCATGGCCCTGTTCTTCTCAGCCATCACAATTCTAGTACTAGTCACTTTTGTGAAGTACAAGGATACTCCCATTGTGAAAGCCAATAACCGCATTCTCAGCTACATCCTGCTCATCTCTCtcatcttctgttttctctgttcatTGCTCTTCATTGGacatcccaacaaggccacctgcATCCTGCAGCAGACCACATTTGGAGTGTTTTTCACTGTGGCCGTTTCTGCAGTGTTGGCCAAAACAGTAACTGTGGTCATGGCTTTCAAGCTCACCACTCCAGGGAGAAGGATGAGAGGGATGCTGGCCTCAGGGGCACCTAACTTGGTCATTCCCATTTGTACCCTAATCCAACTTGTCCTCTATGGAATCTGGTTGGCAATATCTCCTCCCTTTATTGACAGAGACATACAATCTGAGCATGGGAAGACCATCATTATTTGCAACAAAGGCTCAGTCATTGCCTTCCACTTTGTCCTTGGATATTTGGGCTCCTTGGCTCTGGGCAGCATCACTGTGGCTTTCTTGGCTAGGAACCTTCCTGACAGATTCAATGAAGCCAAGTTCCTAACATTCAGCATGCTGGTCTTCTACAGTGTGTGGatcaccttcctccctgtctaccaTAGCACCAGAGGGAAGGTTATGGTAGTTGTGGAGGTCTTTTCCATTTTGGCTTCTAGTGCAGGGTTGCTAGGGTGTATCTTTGTGCCAAAGTGTTATGTTATTTTAGTTAGACCAGAATTAAATTTTCTTCAGAAGTAA